The following proteins are encoded in a genomic region of Syngnathoides biaculeatus isolate LvHL_M chromosome 15, ASM1980259v1, whole genome shotgun sequence:
- the LOC133513262 gene encoding 4-galactosyl-N-acetylglucosaminide 3-alpha-L-fucosyltransferase 9-like, which yields MLRSRTTVLLTSTSRVPTNACLPTYPVKVMSSKPVHRIQRLLLLGAVILGCFVTLFVMYLNSSTGWQSGTVESIAPSEHPKGIFTKSDRNVTTVLIWLWPFGEKRSKLNACAQEFGVDGCFITANRNFYQKSDGVVIHHHDIRSDLSNLPPLQRPSFQKWIWMNLESPSRSSKLGGINDLFNLTLNYRLDADIPVPYGSLVSSQGVDDFIPPKKNKLLCWIVSNWNTSYTRVKYYNELEKHIKVDVYGRAFNKFLTTQKYASTLTNCKFYLAFENSIHKDYITEKFFNPLGAGTVPVVLGPPRADYENVIQGDAFIHVDDFASPKDLADYLLLLDKNEEIYLRYFEWRKHFKVKRRPFLTEHACVACDYLRRHRESQVVKNLDKWFWG from the exons atgcttcgttcccgcactaccgtactcctgacgtctacctcccgtgtaccgaccaacgcctgtctcccgacctacccc GTCAAAGTAATGTCATCGAAACCAGTCCACAGGATCCAACGACTGCTTCTTCTGGGCGCCGTCATCCTAGGATGCTTTGTGACTCTCTTTGTGATGTATTTGAACTCGTCCACTGGCTGGCAGTCAGGTACTGTGGAGTCCATTGCTCCCAGCGAGCACCCCAAGGGTATCTTTACCAAGAGCGACCGGAATGTGACCACGGTGCTCATCTGGCTCTGGCCCTTTGGCGAGAAGAGGAGCAAACTGAATGCATGTGCCCAGGAGTTCGGCGTTGATGGCTGCTTCATTACAGCCAACCGAAACTTCTACCAAAAGTCGGACGGCGTCGTCATCCACCATCACGACATCCGCTCCGACTTATCCAACCTTCCGCCACTCCAACGTCCGTCCTTCCAGAAGTGGATCTGGATGAACCTGGAGTCACCTTCGCGGTCTTCCAAGCTGGGTGGCATTAACGACCTCTTCAACCTAACGCTCAACTACCGCCTTGACGCCGATATCCCAGTGCCTTATGGCTCTCTGGTTTCCAGTCAGGGTGTGGACGACTTCATCCCGCCCAAAAAGAACAAGCTGCTCTGCTGGATTGTGAGCAACTGGAACACGAGCTACACACGCGTCAAGTACTACAACGAGCtggagaagcatatcaaagtggACGTGTATGGCAGGGCCTTCAACAAGTTCCTCACAACGCAGAAATATGCTTCCACCCTCACGAACTGCAAGTTCTACCTCGCATTCGAGAACTCCATCCACAAGGACTACATCACCGAGAAGTTCTTCAATCCATTAGGAGCGGGCACTGTACCCGTGGTGCTGGGCCCGCCGCGGGCCGATTACGAAAACGTCATCCAAGGGGACGCCTTCATCCACGTGGATGACTTTGCGTCACCTAAGGATCTGGCCGACTACCTGCTACTACTGGACAAGAACGAGGAGATATATCTCCGATATTTTGAGTGGCGGAAGCACTTTAAGGTGAAGAGGAGGCCTTTCTTGACAGAGCACGCATGCGTCGCCTGCGACTACCttcgcaggcacagggagtcGCAGGTGGTCAAGAACCTTGACAAGTGGTTCTGGGGCTGA
- the LOC133513302 gene encoding 4-galactosyl-N-acetylglucosaminide 3-alpha-L-fucosyltransferase 9-like: MSSEPVHRIQRLLLLGAVILGCFVTLFVMYLNSSTGWQSGTVESIAPSEHAKERIEDVLTKKDHNETTVLIWLWPFGEKIDKVNVCASKFSIDGCFITTDRNLYNKSDGVIIHHRDIRSNLSHLPPPHQRPSFQKWIWMNLESPTHSSQLAVMKNLFNLTLNYRRDADIPVPYGSLIFIEGVDNFVPPRKNKLLCWIVSHWKQNMARVKYYNELQKHIKVDVYGKAFNKSITRQDYVSILTSCKFYLAFENSIHKDYITEKFYNSLGMGTVPVVLGPSRHNYENFVQGDAFIHVDDFASPKDLADYILQLDKNEERYRRFFEWRRHFQVKRLHFWIEHACVACDYLRRHRKYQVVNNLDTWFWD, from the exons ATGTCATCGGAACCAGTCCACAGGATCCAACGACTGCTTCTTCTGGGCGCCGTCATCCTAGGATGCTTTGTGACTCTCTTTGTGATGTATTTGAACTCGTCTACTGGCTGGCAGTCAGGTACTGTGGAGTCCATTGCTCCCAGCGAGCACGCCAAGG AGCGCATCGAGGATGTCCTGACAAAGAAGGACCACAATGAGACCACGGTGCTCATCTGGCTCTGGCCCTTCGGCGAGAAGATAGATAAAGTGAATGTCTGCGCTTCGAAGTTCAGCATTGACGGCTGCTTCATCACGACCGACCGAAACCTCTACAACAAGTCGGACGGCGTCATCATCCACCATCGTGACATCCGCTCCAACTTGTCTCACCTGCCACCGCCACACCAGCGTCCATCCTTCCAGAAGTGGATCTGGATGAATCTCGAGTCACCGACGCACTCTTCCCAGCTGGCTGTCATGAAGAACCTCTTCAACCTGACGCTCAACTACCGCCGCGACGCCGATATCCCAGTGCCTTATGGCTCTCTGATTTTCATCGAGGGTGTGGACAACTTTGTCCCACCCAGGAAGAACAAGCTCCTATGCTGGATCGTGAGCCACTGGAAACAGAACATGGCGCGTGTCAAGTACTACAACGAGCTGCAGAAGCACATCAAAGTGGACGTGTATGGCAAGGCCTTCAACAAGTCCATCACACGCCAGGATTATGTCTCCATCCTCACCAGCTGCAAGTTCTACCTGGCGTTCGAGAACTCCATCCACAAGGACTACATCACCGAGAAGTTCTACAACTCGCTTGGAATGGGCACCGTACCCGTGGTGCTGGGCCCGTCGCGGCACAACTACGAGAACTTCGTCCAGGGGGACGCCTTCATCCACGTGGATGACTTCGCGTCACCCAAGGATCTGGCTGACTACATCCTGCAACTGGACAAGAACGAAGAGAGGTATCGAAGATTTTTCGAGTGGCGGCGGCACTTTCAGGTAAAGAGGCTGCATTTCTGGATAGAGCACGCATGCGTGGCCTGCGACTACCTGCGCAGGCACAGGAAGTACCAGGTGGTCAATAACCTGGACACGTGGTTCTGGGACTGA